The genomic window TGTGAATGAGGGCACATTAACTGATCCATATCCTAGATAAGTTGATGATCCATCTCAATATCCTAATGCCAGATTGTGGACAGCAATTAACTTATCCGTACTGAAGAAAAACTGTGAATTCTGACTCATTTTCACTCGAAATGGTGTTGAAATTATCAAACTTTGAGAAAAGCCACAGTTACAAATTTACAGCTCCGCCTCCCAGTTGACAGTTCCGGAGGCCCAAACTCGTGACAACCAAATAGACCCTGCCTCCACAGTAAGGTTCCGACCAGCCTTCTCCTACACCACCATTTCCTCGAACTAGGCAACGATGGCCTTTCCAACCAGCTTGCCTTGCATACTGAACCAAAGAAAATGAACAGTGCACTTCAGTGGTTGGCTACTTGGGTCTGTTGGTTTCTTGGTTAGTCACTATTCAGGTTAACACACTATTCTCGCCCAGTCAACTCTTCTAGCCCAATTTTGAGGTAATCCCTGAAGAAAGCCATGCCGACCATTGCACGCACAATTTGGCGCTGGGACGTCACAAACTAGGGCAGCAATAAATGGGACATGTTTTCAGATAAACGGGCATTTTCATATATACTTTCTGAAAGCTTACAGCAACAACAGTAAAAGAAACTAACGGTGAGCACAAATTGCATTAGGTGATGAATTGCACTGGTTGCTCTGAACTATTTACTGTAGAACATGAAACAAATAAGCAACAATATGCCGCAATCCACAAACAGGCCTGCGttaggccttaacctcctctagCTACCTGGGGGCAGGGGAGGAATGTGAAACTGTATTGTAAGAGTAACATGAGCTTCCCTCGACGAAGAATGTTGGTCTAGCAGGGGTACGCAAAGAACTGGTCGTATCACAGTTCAGCATCACCATGATATCAGACATTGTAGGTCGGTCGACCGGGTTTTGTTGAAGGCACAACAGGCCGATGTTAACACATTTTAGCACCTCGGCTGCTGAGTAGTTTCTCCCCAAAGACTCATCTATTATCTCTGCAATTGTTCCCTCGGCCCAGTGTCTCCATACCTAGCATCAGTATGTTCAGTAACAACAACAATATATCTAGACATATGCAAGTACTACTACAGGCAGGATAGTTTGTTTGTTGGCAAGTACTCACGATGCTTATGatgtcttcattttgctcataAAAGTATTGTCCGTTGTTTCTCTGGCCCGTTACAATCTCTATAACGAGAATGCCAAAACTGTACACGTCTAATTTCGTTGAGTATTGTCCACGCATCACATACTCAGGAGACATGTAGCCACTGCAGCAAGAAGAATTGACAGCATGGTTAGCTAAGCTGGTGTTATGAGTACGAGGGATAACTGACTGATTAATTGTTGGACGGCCACGATTAATTACAACGTCCCAACAATGCGGTTCGTCACATCACGAGTCTGATCTTGCCCGAAGAGCCTGGCTAGGCCGAAGTCCCCAATCTTCGGGTTCATGTCTGCATCCAACAAAACATTGCTTGCTTTCATGTCACGGTGGACAATCTTCTTCTGAGAGTCTTCGTGAAGATACTGCAATCCTCGAGCAACTCCTTCTATTATGTTGAATCGTTTCCTCCAGTCTAGCTGTCTTTTTTCCTCAGCGTCTAATAGCAAATGAGAATTTCATGGTTATTGCAAATGCATTGATGTTAATAAAATGTATTTAGATTCTATGGCAAAGAAGCAGCACCGAAAAGAATGGTGTCGAGGCTTTTATTGGGCATGTACTCGTAGACGAgcaatctctctccctcttctaaGCAAAAACCCTCCAGCCGAACAAGATTCTTGTGATGAAGTTTGGCCACCAGAACTAGCTCGTTTCTTAGCTCTTCTAGGCCCTGATTCGAACCCTTTGACAACCTCTTAACGGCCAATTCTTGCCCAGAAAGATCTCCCTGTATAAATTAATCTTCCGTGAAGTTAAATGGGTAGAATATACCGCATTCTGAAATAGGCTTCACATACTATAATTCAGAACAATTGAGTACTAATTTCACTATTTCTATCTAAGTTCTTTTTTTACCATGCTTGATTTAAACAAGCTATCCCTGAGGTACATTGTACAGCAACCACTCGAAGTTTGAACTTAAAAGCTTGTCGCAAATTTGTGATGTAGCTATTTTCTTGAAGAGGTTATTATCATACCTTATAAACTGCACCGAATCCCCCCTCACCAAGTTTATTGCTTTCATCAAAGTTATTTGTTGCTACTTGTAGTGATGACAGAGATAACAAGGTTGACTTGATGCTTTCGAAGTCCTCAACCATATGAGCTTGTAAATTTCCATCGATCCAATTGTTAGTGTAAATAACTGAAATTTTTAATAGCTTTATCTCAAACTGTGCAGAAGACTTACTTGGATGGGGAAGTTCTGTTATTTGGTATCTTCTCGTCTTACGCACATTCCACATATAAAGGGTTATGGCAGCTACCGCAGCAACAAACACTATTGGCAATATAATTCCAAGAAGTTTGCCAACTGAATTATTTTTACCTGTACTTGTGCCAACAAAAAAAACTCTGTTCAACTATGTCCAACACTCCATGTGTCATAgtttttataaagaaaattccttatttgccatcaGAATATAAGGCAATTCCCTATTTGACATCTCATGAAATGAACTTCTTTATTTGCCacttcttctaatttttattcATTTCTCGCCACTGCCGTCCATTTCACCAATAGAAAAAACGCATTTGCCTTTAGAAAAGAGGACGGCGGCAACCAAGAAGTATAATCATAGGTGACAACTTATATACAGAAACTATACTtaatatactatattttctacttAGAAATTATTGTGAATATTAAActaaattgtattaaaaaaacaacCACGACACTCGTACATCCACTGCAGTCCAATCaaattgttatttttatatatattttctacaGTAGGAAACACAACAAATAAGCACACTACAATTATGTACACAAAATTTTCTACATCTTTGGTATTCAAAAATTAGTTCTGGCTTTTGCTATGCTAAATCATAATCACAATATAACAATACAGCTCCCCTAATAGTCTGCAAACAACAcaacttcagaaattcatatCTCCTGATCTATTCATTTAAATTCAACGTTCAAAAATCCTATGTAAGCATAAAGAAATTGTCTACAAATCTCTAGTATATCACATTCTAAGATTCAACATATAAAGAGCTCTAAACTTTGATTAGCTGCCGGCGGCCGCACCTGAAGTTGTCATCCTCCTTCCCGAGCGCAAATATGTATTTTCTATTAGTCAAATGGGCGAAAGTGGCgacaaagaaatgaaaagtATAAGATGTAGCAAATAAGGAAGTTTATTTTGAAAGATGACAAATAGAAAATCACCTTATCTTCTGAtagcaaataaggaattttctcatttttaaacaTATAGCTCATGACTTTGATGGTGTTTCTCAATGAACAATGTGAAGTTATTGTTCAACTGAGAAACTCTCATATGGTGGAGCGGTGGTTAGTGGCCACACAGTAGTGCAATTTGACTAACTTGGGTATGATTATGACCGTATCATCTCCTCCTTCTGGAAGCAACATGTGTAACAGATTTTGCTAGATTAATTCTGAACTAGCACAACTCTTGTAACCAACATCTCCGCAGGCCGTAGCCACCGTGGACCCGCATGCAAGAAGTAGCTTGTCGCTCGTGTCAAACTAGTACATTTCAAATgttaaatttttagaaattcaaaaaatatattcatattgtCTCATCTTGTTACATTAATTTGAAACAACACAATGACTCAAACGGATTTGAAACTGACTTACGGCCTGAGAGAAAAGTACATTTAAAGTtagaaaatcaaatcaaatccaGCCCTCCATGGTTGTGGCACATGGTTGTGCTTTCTCCACCTCTGCCTCAATCTCAGCCGCACACCCCACTCTACAGATCTCAAACACTGTCCTATGTGGAGGCGAGCTAAGGCTATCTCCAACGGTATCGGAATCGATCCGGCAAAGTATTGTGCCGACCGCTCGCCTGTACTTTTGCCGATCAAGCTCGTCCGCAACAACCTCTAACGAAGCCCGTATCAAGATCAACAGTGATACGGGCGCCTGTTACTGTAGCGCTAGGAGTGGCAAATATACCGATCGATCGAGGGAGCTGTATTATTGTGTCGAGTGGATGACTGTGGGTTCGGAGGAAtgaggagagtaatagaaggtaggaaatagggtagctgttgaagataaaaaaataagagatgctgtaatagtgttaggagatactataataatattatagaggatgaatttttaaaatatctgttgaagatgattaaaaaaaagatactaGGCTGGTAGAATTTACGTGATGTTAAAGCCTCACGTGGGTTAGCCCAATTAATTATTCAAGTGGAGATGACTAAAAAAAGATGCTATGCTTTTAGAATTTACGTGGTGTTAAAGCCTCACGTGGGTTAGGCCAATTAATTATTCAAGTGGGCCCACACGCAACAGGCCAACCCATGGGCCATGAACATTCCTCCCTATTCGGTGCCTCTTTTATTCTTCATCCTGACAACATGTTCCTTTAAAGATAGTAAAGATTTTCTAATAATTAAATACAACTCTTATAATATATAGGTGGTGTTTGGTTCCACGAACGGTAATGCAAACGTAAAGGGAATGAATTCACAGCGATAACGGGAAAGTGATCGATGATTACTTGCTTTGTTTGGATGAGCGGCGGGAAGGGAAAGGAAAGCACAGAGGCCCATGTGTAGCAAAGCTGGGCGGAGATCGACGTTGCAGTCTTGTCGGGCGGTCGGGGTCGCTCAGATCTGGACGGCACCGTCGTTGCTCCTCACCCTGATGATGCCCACCGAGGCTCTCGAAGGCACCATGGCCATGGGAGCAGCTTGGAGGCGAAGGGGAAGACGGGAGGGGAAGCAGACCAAAGAGGCATCACGCGTCACCGGGACACTAGATCCGGTCTCGCTATTGACAAATCTGGCAAGGTCGCCGCCGTAAACGGGCTTGGAGGCGGTGAGGGATGGCAAGGAAGCCACGTGCAACGTGGGGGAGCAACCATGGCCGCCTGGTCAGCGCTTCTTCTTGCATCATACGTTGTGGCCCGCGGGGATTGATAAGGTAGCGCACCGGTCGCCGACGAGCAGGGCAGTCGGTGACAGTGGCATGGGGCAAGGCCAAGGTGTTGGTCGCGCGGGGCAAGGAGGAAGTGGCATGCCGGTCGCTAGAAAGATCGCTTGCGCGAGTGAGGCGGAGGTAGTGCACCGGTCACAGGGGTcgcaggaggcggaggcgggggcaAGTCAGAGGCGTGGATGGTGGTATCATTTTGTGTTTGCGGTGGGGTTCAAGCGGAATCAGACTTGTATAGCACCGGTATTCGATTCCATGTAATCCGATTACAGCTCGATGGAAACAAACAGGTGCAATGTAATTGATTACCCTTTGTAATCAGGTCACGTTACAAAATGATGAACCAAACAACATCATAATttcaataataaaaaattattgtgcTAGCATGTTTGTCTTCCCCGGCCACGGCCTCTGCTTCGGCGTCTCCATCGACCACGCCACACTCCGCCACACAATTTATCCTCACCTAGGCCGATTCCTAGGCTGGCATACCGCCGCTGCCCTAACTGGACCAATTCCTCGTCGTTGACGCTGACAACCTGCGCGGCTTGAGTCTCTCCGGGATgattgattattttattttgatatGTAACCGACTCAATATAGAGTTGTAACTTGTATcaattttctagcttttttgCCGAAAAGATCGTTCGAATAGACTCCAACTTCTCTTCATGTTAGGATTTCTTCGCATTAACATCTAACTGTTATAATATGGGCCATGaagatttttttcattttttttattaatatagtaATTTCTAGATTTTAAGAGCGTACATTGTGgttattttttcttcaaatattaagataataaatAGATACCACTGCTCTTCTTTTGAAGTCAATCAAGGCGAAGGAGTACTACTCACCTTCCATAATGCCGGGTACAACAACCCTCGCAGGCGACGGCGAAGGCGACAGAGCGACTAGCCCGCCCTTCAGCTGCAACTTCACCATTGCGTCGCCGACGTAGAATTTGTCCCCCATCTCGTACCTCATGTTGCACCGCGCGCCACCCATCCTCGTGCCCTCCCCGTTTTGATGGAACTCCTTCCACCACTGGGCCTTTAGGTCCTCGAGGCACCTCCGGCACTGCGGCAGGGACAGGTCCGACGCGCACTGCACCATCGACCAGATGTTTGGGATCCTCTGGTCGAGCCCCATCAGCTGCCCCGTCGCGAACATCCTCGTCGAATTCTCCACCGCGTACTGCAAGGTGGATTTGAGGAGTCCCGTAACCGCGTACAACAACAAGGCTGCCACGTCGACGCCGCTGTTAACGTGGGTGCCGGTGATGAGGTACACCTCGCCGGAATTGTTGGCAGAGGCGAGGAAGTCAGTGTCGGAGACGCGGACGTAGCACTGGTTGTAGCAGAGCACCACGTCCCTGGTGCGGTTGCAGATCAGCGCCACGTCCTGGCCGGCGTGGGTGCCGCAGTCGAAGCAGTCGGAGGCGCTGACGTCCCCGCGGCAGAGCACGAG from Phragmites australis chromosome 14, lpPhrAust1.1, whole genome shotgun sequence includes these protein-coding regions:
- the LOC133891667 gene encoding cysteine-rich receptor-like protein kinase 10, which translates into the protein MHGRDVRVPVLVLLALLRFAAAQPWPNCDIRSGNYSAGSAYENNLLQLIYDLQSKASSSPTLFASGSAGAGAGSTVYGLVLCRGDVSASDCFDCGTHAGQDVALICNRTRDVVLCYNQCYVRVSDTDFLASANNSGEVYLITGTHVNSGVDVAALLLYAVTGLLKSTLQYAVENSTRMFATGQLMGLDQRIPNIWSMVQCASDLSLPQCRRCLEDLKAQWWKEFHQNGEGTRMGGARCNMRYEMGDKFYVGDAMVKLQLKGGLVALSPSPSPARVVVPGIMEGKNNSVGKLLGIILPIVFVAAVAAITLYMWNVRKTRRYQITELPHPTHMVEDFESIKSTLLSLSSLQVATNNFDESNKLGEGGFGAVYKGDLSGQELAVKRLSKGSNQGLEELRNELVLVAKLHHKNLVRLEGFCLEEGERLLVYEYMPNKSLDTILFDAEEKRQLDWRKRFNIIEGVARGLQYLHEDSQKKIVHRDMKASNVLLDADMNPKIGDFGLARLFGQDQTRDVTNRIVGTFGYMSPEYVMRGQYSTKLDVYSFGILVIEIVTGQRNNGQYFYEQNEDIISIVWRHWAEGTIAEIIDESLGRNYSAAEVLKCVNIGLLCLQQNPVDRPTMSDIMVMLNCDTTSSLRTPARPTFFVEGSSCYSYNTVSHSSPAPR